The following are encoded together in the Bubalus bubalis isolate 160015118507 breed Murrah chromosome 14, NDDB_SH_1, whole genome shotgun sequence genome:
- the LOC102397875 gene encoding spleen trypsin inhibitor I produces MVRWGNFTINRTDPAPPLSHSLPHRLMQPLSQDIKIPVHPQHPQEPSCKAMKMSRLCLSAALLFLLVILVDSTPVYEQYTQDQGLVMISGKQLEKRSVKELPTAVLQEENKATSRPAFCLEHKFSGPCITLEIRYFYNAKTGHCEHFIYGGCNGKKNNFLTEEDCIKTCGQGAGSP; encoded by the exons ATGGTTAGGTGGGGGAATTTCACAATAAACAGGACTGACCCAGCTCCTCCCCTGTCTCACTCCCTTCCTCATCGCCTGATGCAACCTCTCAGCCAGGATATTAAAATCCCAGTTCATCCCCAGCATCCACAGGAGCCCTCCTGCAAGGCCATGAAGATGAGCCGGCTCTGCCTCTCCGcagcccttctcttcctcctggttATCCTGGTGGACAGCACCCCGGTGTATGAACAGTATACCCAGGACCAAG GTCTTGTGATGATTTCTGGAAAGCAACTGGAGAAACGTTCAGTAAAGGAGCTCCCAACAGCAGTACTCCAAGAAGAGAATAAAG CAACTTCTAGGCCTGCTTTCTGCCTGGAGCATAAATTCTCAGGTCCCTGCATTACCCTGGAGATCAGATACTTTTACAATGCCAAGACTGGGCACTGTGAGCACTTTATATATGGTGGCTGTAATGGAAAGAAGAACAACTTCCTCACTGAAGAGGATTGCATTAAGACCTGCGGTCAAGGGGCAGGGTCCCCGTG A